GTCGTGATGGCGACGGGCGTCGGTCTTCGGCGGGTTCACGGCTTCTCGGTGAGCCACAGACGGTTTCCGTTCACTTCGGCGGCGGGCTTGTCCCAGACCCCGGTGATGGCCTCGGCCAGGTCCTTGACGTCGGTGAAGCCCGCGAACTTCGCGTTGGGCCGGTCGGCGCGCATCGCGTCGTGGACCAGCGCCTTCACCACCAGGATCGCAGCAGCCGACGTCGGCCCCCCGGCGCCCCCGGCCTTGCGGAAGTAGTCGGCCATCGCCAGCGTCCAGGCCTCGGCCGCAGCCTTGCCGGCCGCGTAGGCGGCGTTGCCCGCGGTGGGCTTGCTGGCGCCGGCGGCGCTGATCAGCACGTACCGGCCGCGGTCGCTGCGCTGCAGCCCCTCGTGAAAGGCGAGGGACGTGTGCTGCACCGTGCGGACCAGGAGCATCTCCAGGAAGTCCCAGTCGTCGAGGCTGGTCCGCGTGAAAGTCTCGCTGCCGCGCCAGCCACCGACGAGGTGGACCAGGCCGTCGACGCGGCCGAAGTCCTTCTCGATGCGGGTGGCCCAGTCGCGGGTGGCCCCCAGGTCCAGCAGATCGACCGTGTCACCGGTGACGGTGGCGCCGCCGGTCGCGTAGCTCGCCGCGTCCACCGCCTCCGCCAGCCGCTCCGGATCGTTGTCCGACCCGATGACGGTCGCTCCCGCCTCGGCCAGCCTGAGCAGCGCGGCCCGCCCGGCGGGCCCGCCCGCTCCGGCCACCGCGATCACCGCACCGCTGAGCGCCCCGTTCCCCATGTTCCTCGCCTCCTGAGCAGTGTTCCCGGTACGCCGATCGCTCACGCGGCGATCCGCTCGGCGCTGTCCGCCGTGATGCCCTTGGTGGAGGCAATCACGTTCTTCAGTTTCTTGGACAGTGCCTCATAGAACATGCTCAGCGGAAACTCGTCCGGAAGCACGTCATCGACGAGTTTGCGCGGCGGCTGCGTCGTGTCCAGGGCGTCGGGGCCCTTGGCCCACTTGGAGCCCGGGTGCGGGGAGAGGTAGCTGGAGACCAACTCGTACCCGGCGAACCAGTGGACGAGCTTCGGACGGTCGATGCCGTCGCGGTACAGGTCCTCGATCTCGGCGCACAGCTGGTTGGTGACCTGCGGGGCGCGCTCCCAGTCGATGGTGAGCCTGTTGTCGGTCCAGCGGACGACGTCGTGCTTGTGCAGGTAGGCGAAGAGGAGCTGGCCGCCGAGGCCGTCGTAGTTGCGCACGCGCTCGCCGGTGACCGGGAAGCGGAACATGCGGTCGAAGAGGACCGCGACCTGCACGTCACGCGCCTGCGGAACGCCGTCCGCCTCCAGCTTCACGGCCTCCTTGAAGGCGGTGAGGTCGCAGCGCAGCTCCTCCAGGCCGTACATCCAGAACGGCTGGCGCTGCTTGATCATGAACGGGTCGAAGGGCAGGTCGCCGTGGCTGTGGGTGCGGTCGTGGACCATGTCCCACAGGACGAACGCCTCCTCGCAGCGCTTCTGGTCGTGGACCATCGCGGCGACGTCCTCGGGCAGTTCCAGGCTCAGGATGTCGACGGCGGCGTCGGTCACCCGGCGGAAGCGGGCGGCCTCGCGGTCACAGAAGATGCCGCCCCAGGTGAACCGCTCCGGCGCCTCGCGCACGGCGATGGTCTCGGGGAACAGGACGGCCGAGTTGGTGTCGTAGCCGGAGGTGAAGTCCTCGAACTTGATGCCGCAGAACAGCGGGTTGTCGTAGCGGGTGCGCTCCAGCTCGGCCAGCCAGTCCGGCCAGACCATGCGCAGCACGACCGCCTCGAGGTTGCGGTCCGGGTTGCCGTTCTGCGTGTACATGGGGAAGACGACGAGGTGCTGGAGGCCGTCCGCACGGTTCGCGGCGGGCTGGAAGGCCAGCAGCGAGTCGAGGAAGTCGGGCACCAGGAAGCCGCTGTCGGCCCACCGGGACAGGTCCTTGACCAGGGCCTGGTGATAGGCGCCGTCGTGCGGGAGCAGCGGGGAGAGCTCCAGGACCGCGTCGGTGACCTGCCGGACCGCGAGCTCGGCGTCGGCCGGGCCGGGCGCGCCCTCGGCGTCGAAGTCGATCGACCCGTCCTTGGACTGCCATGGCCGGATCCGCTCCACGGCATCCTTGAGCACGGGCCAAGCCGGGTGGTCCACCACCCTGGCCACGGGAGGAAGACCTTCCTCCGAACCCACCTGCACAAGAATTTCCGTCATGTCCCACCTTCCACGGGAGAATCTCACGTATGCAGACGGTATACACACGAGGTTCCTTCCAGCAAGGGTGAACCCGGGAAATTATCCTGCCCGACCGTCTCCTTCACCGCACTTTTTCCTGTCGGGCCTGCTTCTGCCCGGATGCACGGCGACCATGCCCTCACTCTCTGCACAGGGCGGGTCCAGGCGATACGGTCAGGGGGGCCCTCAGGCCCCCCAGCGCCGCCTGTCGACGGAAGAGAGTCGCGTCTTGAACTTCCTCACCATCGGTCACCGCGGAATCATGGGTGTGGAACCCGAGAACACCCTCCGGTCCTTCGTCGCCGCCCAGGAGGCGGGGCTCGACGCCATCGAACTCGATCTGCACCTGAGCAAGGACGGCGCCCTCGTCGTCATGCACGACGCGGATGTGGACCGCACGACCGACGGCAGCGGCCCGATCGCCGAGAAGACCCTCGCCGAACTGCGGGCCCTGGACGCGGGCCGGGGCGAGCGGGTCCCGGTGTTCGAGGAGGTCCTGGAGGCCGTGCGGTCGCCGCTCCAGGCGGAGATCAAGGACAAGCAGGCGGCGCGGGCCCTGGCCGAGGTCATGAACGAGCGCGGACTGGCCGGCCGGGTGGAGGTGTCCTCGTTCCACGACGAGGCGATCGCCGAGATCAAGCCACTGGTGCCGGGGGTGCGCACGGCGCTGATCGCCAGCCGCTACGGCACGGACATCGTGGACCGCGCCGTCCAGGCCGGCGCCGAGACCGTCTGCCTGAACATCCGCCGGCTCACCCTGGAGATCGTGGAGCGGGCCCGCAAGGCCGATCTGAGGATCATCGGCTGGGTGGTGAACACGCAGGACCAGCTGCGGCTCGTCCGGGCGTTCGGCCTGGACGGCGCGACCACCGACCACCCGGACATCAAGCGCACGGGCCGTTTCACGGCGTAGCCGACTGGCCGAGCTCCTTGACCAGCAGCTCGAACTGCAGGTCGTCGCGCTGCGGGACGCCGAAGCGCTCGTCGCCGTACGGGAACGGGGTCATCCGGCCCGTACGGCGGTAGCCGCGCCGCTCGTACCAGGCGATGAGGTCGTCGCGCACGGAGATCACGGTCATCTGCATCTCCGTGACGCCCCACGTCGCGCGGGCCTGCCGCTCCGCCTCCGCGATGATCACCTTGCCGAGGCCCGCGCCCTGGAGCAGGGGGCTGACGGCGAACATCCCGAAGTAGGCGTGGGCGCCCTGGTGCTCCAGCTGGCAGCAGGCGACGATCCTGCCGTCCCGCTCCACGGTGAGGAGCCGGCTGTCGGGCGACTTGATGACCTCCTGCACACCCTCCGGGTCGGTCCGCTGCCCTTCGAGGATGTCCGCCTCGGTGGTCCACCCGGCCCGGCTGTCGTCGCCCCGGTACGCCGACTCGATCAGCGCGACCAGCTCGTCGACGTCGGCGTCGGTGGCATCGCGGAAGGTCAGTGCGGTGGCGGCGGTCTCCATGGGCGTACGTCTCCGTTGTTCCAGGCGCGGCTCGGGCAGGGATGAGCGTAACGCCGCCACTAAGCTCCGCCGCATGGTGCATGTACTCAGCGGCCGGATCCTGCTCCGTCCCACCGACCCCGAGCGCTCCCGGGCCTTCTACGGGGAGCAGCTGGGCCTCGCCGTCTACCGCGAGTTCGGAACGGGGCCGGAGCGCGGCACGGTCTTCTTCATGGGTGGCGGCTTCCTGGAGGTCTCGGGCCGCTCCGGGACACCCCCGGCGCCCGCGGTCCGGCTGTGGCTGCAGGTGGACGACGTGGCCGCGGCGCAGGAGGAACTGCGGGCGAAGGGCGTGGACATCGTGCGGCCGCCGGTCAAGGAGCCCTGGGGGCTGGTCGAGATGTGGATCGCGGATCCGGACGGGACGCCGATCGTGCTGGTGGAGGTACCGGCGGATCACCCGATGCGCTACCGGCCGGGGATCTGAGCCCGGTCCGGGCGGTGTTCCCAGCCCCGGTCGGTGCGGGTGAGTTCGTGAAATCCCACCCCGGTCAGGACGGCCAGCGGGGCACGGTCGGCGGCCGATTCGTAGGCGGCGAGCCGGTCGACGCCGCACAGCCGCAGCCAGTCGGCGGCCCGGCCCAGCAACCAGTGCTCCAGGCCGGTGCCCCGCTGCGCGGGGTCGATGTGCAGGTTGCCGATGTCGGCGAGACCGGCCGCGCGGGCATGGCGTTCCGGGCGGGCCAGGGCCGTGTCGATCTCGATATGGCCCAGGATCCTGCCCTCCGCCCGGGCCGTGAAGCGGGTCCCGCACTCCCCCAGCGTGCGCTCGGCCGTGACACCCGGCCGGTGCTCGGCGGCCGGCAGGTCGGCCACCCGGGCGAGCAGGATGACCTCGGTGTCCCCGGTGTGCCGGAACCCCGCGCGTTCGTAGAGGGCCCGGATGTGCGGCCAGTTGCGGGGCAGGCCGTAGACGAGCGGGGCGGGCAGGGATCCGTCGGCGTACCGGACGCGGGCGTTCCAGCGGGCGAACCGCGCGAGGCACGCCCGCATCAGCAGATCCGCGGCGAGGTCGGCGTCCGGCCAGAGGGACGCCGCCGGGCGGTGGACGAACCAGTTGATCTCGGCGGCATCCCGAAAGTCCGCGCCGACCTCGGCATCCGCCCGGTAGCGCAGCAGGTGGGCCGCGGCGACGATGTGTCCGCGCTGCTCGGCGACGAACGTCGTCCGCTCGGCCACCCACGGGTCCGTGACGAACTCGCCGGGCCGGCGCTCCAGGTCGCCCAGGACGGTGTTCACGGAGACGGAGACGCCGGGGACGACGGCCGCCACGTGCAGATTGACCAGGCCGGTCAGCTGGTCGCGGTCGGACCGGCGGAAGGGACGCACCTCAGGCGCGGGCATGGGTACCTCCGGGCAGGGTGTAGAGAGCTGGAGGCCGCCACGCAGTGCGGTACGGGGCGAGGGTACGCCGGGGCCACGGCGGCACACCAGGGGGTTTCCCCGGATGGCAGTGAGGCCGGGGGGCGCCCACGTACGCCACGCGCCCCGGCCGGGGACCGGTTCACGTCCGCAGCGCGCCGAGCCGTCCTTCGAGCTGGCTGAGCAACTCCCCGAGCAGTGCGGCGAGTTCGCCCTGTTCGGGGCCGTCCATGCCGGACAGTACGGCGGTCTCGTAGGCGAGCTGGACGGGCAGGATGCCGTCCACGAGGTCGCGTCCGGTGTCGGTGAGGCGGAGGTGGACGACCCGGCGGTCACGGGTGTCCCCGCGCCGCTCGACCAGACCGCGCTCGGTCAGCTGCTTGAGGCGTTTGGTGACGGCGGCCCCCGAGGAGAAGGTCTCCCGGGCCAGGTCGCCGGGCGTCAGCTCGTGCCCGGTGCGACGCAGCGCACCCAGCAGATCGAACTCGGGCCGGCTGAGCCCCGCCCGGCGCAACGGTGCGTCCTCGGCCTGCTGCAGCAGCGCGGCACAGCGGTTGATCCGCCCGATGATCTCCATCGGCCCGGTGTCGAGCCCGGGCCGCACGGCCTGCCACTGCCGGACGACGGCGGCCACGGTGTCGCCCCTGCGGCCGCCGCCGGGACCGGCTTCGCCGTGGAGCGCGCTGTCCTGGTCGGCTTCGCCGGCCACGTCGCGAGCCGGGTGCCCGGGGGCGGCCCGCCCCTCGGCCGGACGCCCGTCGGGAACATCGCCGCCGGCCGCCCGAGCGCCATCGCCGGGCTCCCCTCCGGCCGCCCGTCCTTCCGCCACCGGTTCCGCCTCGTCCCCCGGCTGCTGCGGGGCCCGTCCCCCGGCATTCCCCGTGGGCGATGGTCCTTCGGTCGGCGTCATGGCCGTGCGTCCTCCGTTTCGCTGGCCGGGTCCCGGTCCGGGAGCAGGCCCTGGCGTCGGGCCGTCGCGGCGAGCGTACGGTGTCCGGACTGTTCGGCGAGCACGACCCGCTCCTGGGGCAGGGCCCGCTGCCACCATTCACCGGCGGCGGCGTCGGCCGTGGCGCGCAGGTCGGACAGGGCGATCGCCAGGCCGCGGCGGGCGGATTCCAGGGCCGCGGGGCCGGGCTCCGGATCGGCCAGGAGACGGGCGGCGTGCTCGCGGGCCCGGTCGGCGGTGGTCAGCGCGCGTTCGACGCGGTCGCCCGCGCGCCGGTTGGTGACCGCGACGGCGGCGACGAACCCGACCAGCGCACCGACGACGGTGTCCACGACCCGCTCCGCCATCAGCGTCTTGGCTTCCTGGTATCCGGCGAACTCCGTGATGAGCAGGGCCATGGGCGTCACGCAGACGCTGCCGAGCCAGTAGTTCCGGCTGATCAGCACTTCCGCACCGAAGCTGAACGTCAGGCAGCACAGCACGAGCGCGACCGGGCCCAGATGGGCGAGCGGCACGACGGCCAGGAAGACGAGCACCCCGACGACGTTGCCCACGACCCGCTGGACGGCCCGGCTCCAGGTCAGCGCGATGTTCGCCTGGTACAGCGAGGCGGCGGTGACCAGTGCCCAGTAGGGGCGGCCGATCCCGAGGGCGAGGGAGGCGTAGCCGGCGAGCGCGCAGCCGAGCGCGGTACGTGCCGCGAGCGGGGTCAGCGGGCCCAGCCGCGCCCACAGGGGGCGGGCCGCGGCCACGCCGAGCAGTTCGTCGGCGGCGGGGTGCGGAAGTCCGGTTCGGGGGATCGGACCGGTGCCGCGGAGCGAGCCCGCCCAGATGCGCAGCCGGCCCGCGTCCGCGTCCGTCGGCGCCGCGAGGGCGACCTCGGCGCGGACGACGAGCCGTTCGAGGGCCCGCCGGGTCCGCGAGGGGGCGCCGGTGGACAGCAGTGACTGCCAGGCGGCCTGCACGGCGGCGTAGCCCGCGGCGCGGGCCCGGGCATGGCCCTCCGCGGTGCCGCCGGTGTCGGCGTACGCGGCGGCGGCCTTGAGGGCCGCGGCGGTTGCGCGGCGCTCCGGGCCGTGCGGCCGGACGAGCGCGGGCGCCATGCAGACCAGCCAGGCCCACACGCCCGTCGTGGCGGCCAGGGCCAGGTGGCCGGGCACCTGGGCGAGGGTCTGCGGTGCGAACAGGGAGGCGGAGCTGACGAAAGTGAGGACGATGTTGCCCGGCGGCCCGACCCGGGTGGCCTCGCACAGCACCTTCTGTGCGGCGGCCAGCAGGGCGCCGACAGTGACTAGGACGACGGCGCTGCCGGTGAGCGAGGCCGAGACCAGTGCCACGGCGACCCCGCCGAGCATGCCCAGCACCACCCACATCAGCACCCGGGCCCGGGCGGCGTAGGGCCGGTTGTGGGCGTACAGCGCGCACAGGGACCCGGCCATCGCATACATCACGAGGTCGAGCCGGCTGAGCGCCAGGAGGATGAAGGCGGGCGGGGCGATCGCCGCGACCACGCTCAGCGCGGGCTTGAACCAGATCTCCGAAGGCCTGCCGGGGCGCAGCACACCCGCCAGGGGGAGACGCCGGGCGGGCGGGGTGGAGGAAATGGGGGGCGTGGCACTGCTCATCCTGCAAGATTAACAGGTATTTTACCCGTAAAGCACCTTCCCTCACCTGGCGTGCTCCGTCGAATGCTCCCCGTGTACACCTCTGCGCTCGCGTGCGCGCCGCACGGCCCGGGCATCGAATGACCGACCGTCGAACGGGGAGGTACGCGTGCACGGACCGGCTTCGTCCGGCTGGCTGCTGGTGGCGCTCTGCGCGGTGACCGGCACCTACTGCCTAGCGCGGATGCGCAGCGGCGCCGAGGAGCAGCGCGGCGCCGCGGGCGGCGAGGCGCTGATGGGATTCGGGATGGCCGCGATGGCCGTACCCGCGGCGGTGTTCACTCCGCCCGGGTGGGCCTGGCCCGTCTACGCGGCGGTGTTCGGGGCGGCGGGGGTCCACGCGCTGTGGGCGTCCCGGACGGGCACGCACCACCTCCACCACCTGGTGGGGGCCGCGGCGATGGTCTACATGTCCCTGGTGATGGCCGGCTCCCCCGGACACGCACACGGCCGGGGCGGATCGGGCTTCCCGCTCCTGACCGGGGCGCTGCTGCTCTACTTCGCCGCCTACGTGCTGCGGGCCGGCGTCCGTCTGGTGCCGGTCGCCGCCGTGGCCGGGGGCGGTGTGCGAACCGGATGGGGAGACCGGCCGGAACTGG
The Streptomyces tuirus genome window above contains:
- a CDS encoding SDR family oxidoreductase; protein product: MGNGALSGAVIAVAGAGGPAGRAALLRLAEAGATVIGSDNDPERLAEAVDAASYATGGATVTGDTVDLLDLGATRDWATRIEKDFGRVDGLVHLVGGWRGSETFTRTSLDDWDFLEMLLVRTVQHTSLAFHEGLQRSDRGRYVLISAAGASKPTAGNAAYAAGKAAAEAWTLAMADYFRKAGGAGGPTSAAAILVVKALVHDAMRADRPNAKFAGFTDVKDLAEAITGVWDKPAAEVNGNRLWLTEKP
- a CDS encoding DUF6421 family protein, translated to MTEILVQVGSEEGLPPVARVVDHPAWPVLKDAVERIRPWQSKDGSIDFDAEGAPGPADAELAVRQVTDAVLELSPLLPHDGAYHQALVKDLSRWADSGFLVPDFLDSLLAFQPAANRADGLQHLVVFPMYTQNGNPDRNLEAVVLRMVWPDWLAELERTRYDNPLFCGIKFEDFTSGYDTNSAVLFPETIAVREAPERFTWGGIFCDREAARFRRVTDAAVDILSLELPEDVAAMVHDQKRCEEAFVLWDMVHDRTHSHGDLPFDPFMIKQRQPFWMYGLEELRCDLTAFKEAVKLEADGVPQARDVQVAVLFDRMFRFPVTGERVRNYDGLGGQLLFAYLHKHDVVRWTDNRLTIDWERAPQVTNQLCAEIEDLYRDGIDRPKLVHWFAGYELVSSYLSPHPGSKWAKGPDALDTTQPPRKLVDDVLPDEFPLSMFYEALSKKLKNVIASTKGITADSAERIAA
- a CDS encoding glycerophosphodiester phosphodiesterase, yielding MNFLTIGHRGIMGVEPENTLRSFVAAQEAGLDAIELDLHLSKDGALVVMHDADVDRTTDGSGPIAEKTLAELRALDAGRGERVPVFEEVLEAVRSPLQAEIKDKQAARALAEVMNERGLAGRVEVSSFHDEAIAEIKPLVPGVRTALIASRYGTDIVDRAVQAGAETVCLNIRRLTLEIVERARKADLRIIGWVVNTQDQLRLVRAFGLDGATTDHPDIKRTGRFTA
- a CDS encoding GNAT family N-acetyltransferase, with protein sequence METAATALTFRDATDADVDELVALIESAYRGDDSRAGWTTEADILEGQRTDPEGVQEVIKSPDSRLLTVERDGRIVACCQLEHQGAHAYFGMFAVSPLLQGAGLGKVIIAEAERQARATWGVTEMQMTVISVRDDLIAWYERRGYRRTGRMTPFPYGDERFGVPQRDDLQFELLVKELGQSATP
- a CDS encoding VOC family protein; the protein is MVHVLSGRILLRPTDPERSRAFYGEQLGLAVYREFGTGPERGTVFFMGGGFLEVSGRSGTPPAPAVRLWLQVDDVAAAQEELRAKGVDIVRPPVKEPWGLVEMWIADPDGTPIVLVEVPADHPMRYRPGI
- a CDS encoding GNAT family N-acetyltransferase: MPAPEVRPFRRSDRDQLTGLVNLHVAAVVPGVSVSVNTVLGDLERRPGEFVTDPWVAERTTFVAEQRGHIVAAAHLLRYRADAEVGADFRDAAEINWFVHRPAASLWPDADLAADLLMRACLARFARWNARVRYADGSLPAPLVYGLPRNWPHIRALYERAGFRHTGDTEVILLARVADLPAAEHRPGVTAERTLGECGTRFTARAEGRILGHIEIDTALARPERHARAAGLADIGNLHIDPAQRGTGLEHWLLGRAADWLRLCGVDRLAAYESAADRAPLAVLTGVGFHELTRTDRGWEHRPDRAQIPGR
- a CDS encoding MarR family winged helix-turn-helix transcriptional regulator; this encodes MAGEADQDSALHGEAGPGGGRRGDTVAAVVRQWQAVRPGLDTGPMEIIGRINRCAALLQQAEDAPLRRAGLSRPEFDLLGALRRTGHELTPGDLARETFSSGAAVTKRLKQLTERGLVERRGDTRDRRVVHLRLTDTGRDLVDGILPVQLAYETAVLSGMDGPEQGELAALLGELLSQLEGRLGALRT
- a CDS encoding FUSC family protein, with amino-acid sequence MSSATPPISSTPPARRLPLAGVLRPGRPSEIWFKPALSVVAAIAPPAFILLALSRLDLVMYAMAGSLCALYAHNRPYAARARVLMWVVLGMLGGVAVALVSASLTGSAVVLVTVGALLAAAQKVLCEATRVGPPGNIVLTFVSSASLFAPQTLAQVPGHLALAATTGVWAWLVCMAPALVRPHGPERRATAAALKAAAAYADTGGTAEGHARARAAGYAAVQAAWQSLLSTGAPSRTRRALERLVVRAEVALAAPTDADAGRLRIWAGSLRGTGPIPRTGLPHPAADELLGVAAARPLWARLGPLTPLAARTALGCALAGYASLALGIGRPYWALVTAASLYQANIALTWSRAVQRVVGNVVGVLVFLAVVPLAHLGPVALVLCCLTFSFGAEVLISRNYWLGSVCVTPMALLITEFAGYQEAKTLMAERVVDTVVGALVGFVAAVAVTNRRAGDRVERALTTADRAREHAARLLADPEPGPAALESARRGLAIALSDLRATADAAAGEWWQRALPQERVVLAEQSGHRTLAATARRQGLLPDRDPASETEDARP
- a CDS encoding DUF5134 domain-containing protein, with translation MHGPASSGWLLVALCAVTGTYCLARMRSGAEEQRGAAGGEALMGFGMAAMAVPAAVFTPPGWAWPVYAAVFGAAGVHALWASRTGTHHLHHLVGAAAMVYMSLVMAGSPGHAHGRGGSGFPLLTGALLLYFAAYVLRAGVRLVPVAAVAGGGVRTGWGDRPELARACRLSMGIAMVAMLLTL